The genomic window CATGGCGGCCATGTCCTACAAGATATCCCGCGGGCACAAGGTGGTCTACCCGAGGCATGATCTCACATATGCGGCCAATTTCCTGAACATGATGTTCGATTCACCGGTCCGGCCCTACCAGATCGATCCCGATATCGTCGAAGCCCTGGATGCCTTCTGGATCCTCCACGCGGACCATGAGCAGAACTGTTCCACGGCGGCCGTCCGCCTCGTGGGAAGCGCCAGGGTCAATCTCTACGCAGCCGTCTCGGCGGGTATCTGCGCCCTGTGGGGACCTCTTCATGGGGGGGCCAACCAGGCCGTGGTGGAGATGCTCACCGATATCCAGGCCAACGGGGGAGACCCGGAGCCCTTCATCAAGCGGGCGAAGGACAAGAATGATCCTTTCAGGCTCATGGGATTCGGGCACCGGGTTTACAAGACCTATGACCCCAGGGCACGGATCATGAAGAAGATGTGTGACAATGTCCTCAGGAAACTCAAACGCCATGATCCACTCCTCGATATCGCCAGGAAGCTGGAAGAGGTCGCCTTGAAGGATCCCTACTTCATAGACCACAATCTCTATCCCAATGTGGATTTCTACAGCGGTATCCTGCTCCGGGCCATCGGGATCCCCCTCAACATGTTCACGGTCATGTTCGCGATCGGTCGTCTGCCCGGTTGGATCAGCCAGTGGAAGGAGAGCATGGACGATCCGGACTGGAAACTCCATCGTCCCCGGCAGATTTACATGGGCCCGAAGGAGCGCACCTATGTGCCCATCGATGAACGGGAGGCTTAGGCTTGAAAGGGAATAACCGCTGAAAGGGTGAAGAGGATGAATTTCAGCATTTTCGAAGACATGGGGGCCCCGGAACTCAGGAAATATATCCGGTTTCTGCTGTGGCATTACAGGGTCGTTGACGCCTTCTGGTTCCTTTACGTGGCGGAACAGTTCGACCAGCCCACGGCCGAGCAGATCAATGAGCGGGTATGGGGCCGGGTGGCGGGCATGGCCGCAAAAGATCTGAAGGAAAAGTTCGAGATCCGGGGAAAAGGCCTCGACGCCTTTGTGGATGCCCTTAAGCTGTTTCCCTGGTGCATCCTGGTCGGATACCATATTGAGCAGAGAGACGGGGAGGTCATGCTGTCCGTCCCCACCTGCCCGACCCAGGTGGCCCGCCTCAAACGGGGGCTCGGGGAGTATGTCTGCAAGGAGATGCATCGGGCCGAGTTTGAGAATTTTGCCCGGGAGATCGACGACCGAATCCGCGTGGAGTGCCTGTTTGCGCCCCCTGATCCCCATCCGGAAGACATGTTCTGCAAGTGGCGGTTTTTTCTGGAGGGGCCGGGTGGCGGGGAAGGGACGCCTGCAGCCGAGGTATGATCCCCTTTCAGAAGGGAAAAACCGGAAGAACGGGGGAAGGCGGGGTAGAGATTCTCTTTCTGTGAGGGGTGCCGGGGGAGGCTGGCGGGGACCCTGACCAGGGTACTTGCCGGTTCCAGAGGGTTTTTGCATGGAGAAGGATTACAAAGGAAAATTCAAGCGGCTGAAAAAGGAATACCTGGAGAGCGAGCGCATCAACCAGGAGGAAAAGGAATGCCTCCTGCGGGTGATCAACACCTACGGGACGGTGGTGGCCATGCACGAGGAAATGGCCGAAGAACTGGAAACCCTCCAAAAGATGCTGGATATCGAAAAGGCGCTTCCCATCGACCTCATCGAGGTAGAGCTTGGAAAACTAAAGGACAAGATCATTGCCGCAGAGAGCACAGAGGTTCGAGGGGCGGTCGATCCGGCGGTTGTTGCGGAACTCCAGGCCATCGTCCTTGAGGCCTGTCGCACCCTCAGGAACACGATGAACGCCCTCATGGAGGATTTCTATCCCCTCACGGAGGAGTTGGCCCGCAGGGCAACAGCCATAGATATCAAGTGCACCGATGAGATGGAGAAATCCGAGTTCGTGAGAACCGGAAGGGCATTCCTGGAATTCGTGGATGGCTTGAAGCAGAAGGTTTCCGAAGATATTAAGTACATCACCCACGCCTTTGTGACCTTACTTGATCATGTCAAGGACCTGGAGAAGGCCCTGAGCCGGGAGTTCGGCGTGGAGCAGAACCTCAAGCGTATCGAGTATTTTGAAATGCAGGTGAACTCCGAGGTGGGATCCATCGTTGATTCCTTCAACATTTACAGGACCATCGATGAGATCAAGACCACCGTGATCAGCAAAATCAAAAACATCAAGCGTTTGATTACAAAAAAGAAGGAAGAGGATATCCGTAGGGCGAAGGTAGCCCAGGAAAATATCGAAAAGTTGAAGAGTCAGATCGCCGCCGCGGAGAAGAGCATGCAGCAGCTCTCTCAAAAGGCCCAACAGTTCCAGGCCGCGGCTGAAATGGACAGCCTGACAGAGGTCCATAACAGGAAGGCCTTTGACAAAAAGATCAAGGAAGCCCTGGACCGATTCCACGAGGACGGGATACCCATCTGTGCCATTTTTTTTGACGTGGACAACTTCAAGGAGATCAACGATACCCTCGGTCATGTGGCCGGTGACAAGGTGCTCCAAAAGGTGGCACAGTGTCTCGTGCGGAGTTTCCGCAAAGGCGATTTCGTGGCCAGGTTCGGCGGAGACGAGTTTGTGGTGTTGATCGAGCGGCTGACAATGGAGATGGCCAAGGAAAGGATTCTGACATTCCGAAAGAATCTGGCCAAGATACGGTTTACATCCTATGCCAAAGGAGATATTCCGATTACGGTGAGCGCCGGCATTTCATTGGCCCGGAAGGGGGATACCGTTGAAAGCCTTATTGCACGGGCCGACAAGGTGATGTACAACCAGAAGCAGAAGAAAAAAGGCGCTTTAAAGAAATAAGAGCGGATGAAGTGAACATGGTGACCGCAGGGGGGCCACCCCCGATTGACTCCAAGCAAAGCTTCGAAGCGCTTTACAAACGCTTTAACCATCGTAGATACGTCCATCCCGATCCCCTTGAATACCTTTATGCATTCGAAGACCCGGGTGAAAGAGAAATCGTCGGATTCCTTTCATCCTCCCTCGCTTACGGGCGGGTAACCCAGATCTTAAAGAGTATTTCCATCGTGCTCGAGCGGATGGGGCCTTCCCCTCGCTCCTTTCTGCTTTCTACCCCGGATCGCTCCATTTTGTCCTGTTTCAGGGGCTTTCGACACCGTTTCACCACTGGGGAGGAACTATCCCGGATGCTTCTTGGATTGAAGCGGGTGCTCCGGGAATACGGATCTCTTCGAGAGTGTTTCGAGGCCGGATTGGAAAGGCGACATGAAACCATCCTGCCCTCTCTCTCGCGGTTCGTGGAAATCCTGCTGGACGGCGTCCGCTCCCCCAACTCTCTCCTTCCCTTGCCCTCCAAGGGAAGCACCTGCAAAAGGCTGAACCTGTTCTTGCGCTGGATGGTGCGGGAAGATTCGGTGGACCCGGGAGGGTGGCGCGGCGTCCCCGCTTCCAAGTTGATCATACCGCTGGATACACACATGCACCGAATCTGCCGGGCCCTTGGCCTCACTAGCCGGAGGCAGGCGGATATGCGGACGGCCCTGGAAGTGACGCGGCACTTCAGGAGGATCAATCCCGGAGATCCGGTCCGCTATGATTTTTCTCTTACAAGGCTGGGAATTCGAAGGGACACAGACCTGGAGAAATCCTTAAGCCGGCATTTCCCGTCTATTTCCCCTTCTTCAGGATGATCAGCAGCCCCTCGGAGGATTCCCTCAAGGTGGTGCTCGAGAGGAGGGATTCGTCTTTCAGGTCCAGAACTATCCTGAGTTTGCCGGGGTGTTTCCCGACCCGGATCCTGCTCAGGATCTTGTCGGTCGTTGAAAACGTAAAGGTTTCGGGTTTTTCCCAGGATCCTGGAAGATCCACCACGAGGCGGGGAGGGGTGTCCAGAAAGAAGTTTCGATAGGTCCGAACCGGACCGTCGGCTTGAATCACGATCTTGAGTTCGGTCTCACCTCCTTCCTCACGAATTCCTTTGAATACCCGTTTAAGCCCTGTGGTTTTGGTGGCAGGGGTTACAATTTTAAGGGGGTTCTCCGCTTTTTTCCGTGAGTGCCGGGGCTTTTGAGATGATCGCCGGCGCTTGGTATCCATGAGCCATACGCGGTATGAGGAGGCCTCTGGCGGGGCATAGAAATAGATCGTTTTGACTTCACCCGGTATCATCTCAACGTCCTTTTCGTGGATGAAGGCCGCATCCCCCCCAATAGGCATACCGGAGGAATCGTAGTAATTGATGCATACCTTGAAATAGGGCTTCCGGTTTCTTTCCGAAGCGAGGTATAGGGAGCCGGTCCTCTTGAGGACCTTTAAGTATACGGCGATACGGTCCCCATAGCGGTCCTTTTCTTTCCTGTGGACACCAAGAATCTTCAGGTAGCCGTTGTTCCCCAGTCCGTATTCTTCTAAGGCCTTGTCCCGTTTTCGTATCTCACGTTCAAAGACCTCTTTCAAAGTCCTTTCGGGTATGTTCACCTGGACCTTTTCGCAGACCTTTTTCCCCTCTTCCCGATGTTCCAGTACCTTGAAGTCCTCCAGGTAGCCGGACTGGAGCACCTGAATCAGATCGGCGAGATCCCGGGGATCCCCGCCCGGGCAAAATAACTCTTTAAAGAGCGGCGCTGATTGGATCGCCTTTCCAATCGCCAGGGTCCGGGTGATTTTTCTCGCTTCATCAATGGATTCACCATACCCGGCCCTGTAACAGTACCGACCCGTAAGGATGTCTGCTCTTCCGTTCGGAGCCGGAAGCAGGACGACCAACAAAACTATCCACAGAACCCTTTTCAGCATGGCGTTTCCTCGGCAATAAAAGATTCGGGATGTTGTCCCTCCCATGGTATTGATTGTCAAAACCGGTAAGACGGCTGGATCGCTACACGCCGGATAATGAATTGTTGAATGTTTCACCAGGAGACCTTTGAAAAACGCTCCCTTTTGCCCAATCCCGGCGTCAGGCTCAAATTTTAATCCTCGAAATACTTCAATGTATTCCTGTGGTTAAAATTTTCGCCTTCCTTGACCTTGATTTGAAGGCCCCCGGATTCAATTAACTGAAGGAAAGATCCTCGGCCGACGTTTTACGATTAAAGTTCGGGGGGATTCTCCTCCATCCCGGCGACCACTGTCAGCCGGTTGGGGGAAAGGAGGCCTATGTCAGGCCGGGTTTGGGTTTTTTCTCAACGGATCGCAACGGATTTGTTCGGTACGGGACGCGATACATTACGTGGATGTCGTCGGTAACCGTGTCGTGAATTTCGTAACGCTCAATTCCCCTGTCCGGACCCGAAAAGGCGTCTTCCCCTTCTTCGAAATCAACCATCATGAGGAATTGGTCCGGATTGATTTCGAGATCGAACCCTTCCTCAGGATAGTCCTCACCGGAGATACTATACACCAGCCTGAAATATCCCTCTTCCTCAGTGTCTCTCAATCCCTTCATCTCACCCAAAAGGGTCTGGTAAGCCATGGCGGAACGGATGGTCTGTGAGAGGGAAGAAATCTCCTTCAACACCTGGATGGAAATAACATCAGCTTTTTGGGTTTTTTTCATCAGCACGGTCCCGGGGGTATTTCTCCCGTCGTCTCCTTTTGCCTGAATGAAATTAAGGCCGTACAATCCGGATCAAAGAAAAACCTGATCCAGAAGGAATAGAGGCCCTGGTCTCGATACTACTTGTGGCGGTAAGTGATGATGCCGTGAGACGTGTCATAGGGGGACACACTGACTTTTACGCGGTCTCCCTTGATGACCCGAATCCGGTTTTTTTTCATCTTGCCTGAAAGTACGGCCCGCACCAGGACATTGTTGTCGCATTGGATCTCCACGTTTCCCCGTCCGAGGATACGGGTCACGGTACCTTCCAGATTTATCAGGTCGTCTCTGCTCAAATTTTTCCTTGCTTTCCAGCCCTTTCAGGAAATGCCTCGAAGGGCGAGGTAAGATACAAAAAAACGGAGACACCTTCTGCCTGTAATCAGTATCTCCGTTTGCGAGCGGCATACAGCATACTTGATTTATATTTCCTTTTATCATGTAAGGTCAAGTGAAATTTTCGGGGTTAATGAAGGTAAGACAAAAGTCGGGTCCATGAGAGAGTCACCTTGGGCATTGGTGATAAAGGGTCGTTGGCCGGCAGTTGAATCTCGTTGGACACTTGTCCGCATGACCCCTAGGGGGATGGATTTTGGTTGTTTTCTGAAATTCGCATAAAATCGATCCTCTCCCCGGTGCCGGAGGTCTGGCAGCCCGATTTCCCCGGAGCCGAAGACGCCCATCCGGCTTATGGCCCGGGAGGTGGCCTCGAAAGGCATCCAGATGGGACCGGGATAACTCAAGGCCCTTGGGGAAACGGCCATAATCTTTTGGCCAAGTGGGGAGGCCTGCCGGGATTTGAGAGAATTCCCGGCAAACGTAAAACTGTATTTGCCCGCGAATCCTTGGGCATGAAAGTTTCAATCCGGGGCTGGAACTGCCCCTGAAATCCATAGAAATCTTATTATGGAATCGGCCGAATCCGGGTACAACTTGAATCGGCTTGCTGGTTCCATTTTACTCTTGAACATTGACCGCTTTTCCTTTGCTTTTCAACAATTCCTCTCCACTTCTCCCGCTTCGACGCCAGTGCTGAAGAAACTGCTTTGGAATTGGCTTTTTCTTGAAAATGTGCTACACGTCCCCCCGTTGAATCCATTACCTACTTGGCCGATTACCACGAATCCTTACACGGAGTGGTAGAATGGGGATTGAAGATAGGCTTGAGGATCCTGATAAAAGGCGAACCTTAGTTAATTTGGTAAATACAAGGTGCGGCAATTCAGTTGTCTCGATCAATACCTCAGTATGGCTTTTGCGCAACTTACCTATCGAGAGAGTCTACGGGACGTCGATGCCTGTCTCCGTGCCGAGCGCAACAAGCTGTATAACGTCGGTATACGAAGCAACAATTCCCGAGATACCCCGGCCAATGCCAACAAAGTGCGCGACAGGCGCATCTATGCAAAGTTCGCATACTCCCTTATCAACACAACGCGAGCACTCTATATCAACGACGACTTTGGGGTCGAACTTGACCAAACCGTCTATGCCCTCGATTCCACCACCATCGATCTTTGCCTGTCTGTCTTTCCATGGGCAAAGTTCAGGCGAACCAAGGGCGCCATCAAACTACACACGCTCCTGGATTTGCGTGGCAGCATTCCTTCTTTCATCCATATCAGCGACGGCAAGCTTCACGACGTCAATGGTCTCGATCACCTGATCCCGGAACCAGGGGCCTTCTACGTTATGGATCGAGGTTACCCGGGTTTCGAGCGACTCTATCAGCTCAGTCAATGGGCTACATTCTTCATGACACGCGCCAAATCCAATCTCAAGTGTCGCCGTCTCTATTCCAACCCCGTCGAGAAAGATACGGGACTCAGATGCGATCAGACTGTCGTGTTGACCGGTTTCTACTCTTCCCAGCATTACCCCGGAAAACTGCGCCGCATCAAGTACCACGAAACCAGAACCAACAAGACGCTGATCTTTCTTGCCAATAACTTCATGCGGCCAACACTGACCACCGCTCAACTCTATCGCTGCAGATTAAGAAAAGAGGCCGTCGCGTTGGAGCCTGCCGAACATTGAGCAAGGAGCAGGAAAAAAGGATTCAAAAAGCCATCGTGGACAAAGAACCCGATCAGCTCAAGTTGCCATTTGCGCTGTGGACGCGCATTGCTGTGCAACAGCTGATTAAGGAACTCTTTGGCATCAATATGCCGATTCGCACTGTGGGAGAGTATCTTAAACGCTGGGGATATACGCCTCAGAAGCCCTTGCGCCGGGCCTATGAGCAAAACGCCAAGGCGGTTAAAAAGTGGCTGGATGAACAATACCCTGCCATTGTGAAAAAGGCAAAGGCTGAAAAGGCAGAAATCCACTGGGGTGATGAGACCGGGCTTTGCAACGACAGCCAGCATGGTCGCAGTTATGTCCCACGGGGGCAGACACCGGCGATTCGGCTGCCAGCCAAAAGAGAGCGCATCAACCTGATTTCCTCGATCACCAACCAGGGCAAGGTGCGCTTTATGCTTTACCGCAACACGATGAATGCCCAGACGCTGATCAAATTCTTGAAACGATTGATCAAAGATGTGGACCAGGAAGTTTTTCTGATTCTGGACGATCTTCGGGTTCATCATAGCAAGCTTGTTAAGGAATGGCTAAAAGACCATGAGGATCAGATCGAATTGTTATTTTTGCCTTCCTACTCACCTGAATAAATCCTGATGAGTATTTAAACTGTGATCTGAAAGCCGGGGTTCATTCCAGAGTTCCGGCGCACAACAAAAAGCAACTGACCAAAAAGGCGATCTCTCACTTGCGCATGCTTCAAAAGAATCCCAAGCGAGTTAAAAAGTATTTTCAACATCCTAAAATTACGTATGTCGCATAATGTTCTATTTAATTGCCGGATAATAACGACGAAGGGTAGTTAGCAGAGAAGATTCGTCAGGTCCAGCGTTGCTTGGAATCTACTTTTCCCAAACGTAGATGCTCGAGGCTTCAAAATCGACGATATGTTTCAGCCCCTCAAAATAGTACATACCCGGAAGGTTCACCTCATCTCTTTGATTGACGGCTACTTCAGTATTCCGTCTGAACTCTGCTATATTTACTTCGAGAGAGCAAGAGCTGATCCCAACCTACGCTTAAGGCGAAAAATAACGCTAATCACTACCTGAAATATTGGAGTCATTAACTTGTGTCCATCCATAAATGAGAAAATTTGTGCAAGGTCAAGGAAGGCGAAAATTTTAACCGCAGGAATACATTGAAGTATTTTGAGGATTAAAATTTGAGCCTGACGCAGAGATTGATGGACACTAACTTGAATCCCCTTCTTCTGGATTTTGGGATAAACGAGCGACCTCGGCGACCCTATCTGGTGGTCCAAGGACAAAAAGCACATCGTTATCACAAAATGGCATGTTTACGTTTGGATTAGATAATATTTGTGAGTTTCGGCGTATTGCCAATACTGTAACTCCATATTTCTTTCTCAGCTCAATTTCAGCTAAACTTTTTCCAACTAAAGGTGATCTTTCAACAACCCTCAACGTACTAATTTCAACATCGGGAAGCTGAAGGTTTAAATCGGAAAAAGATGACGACTCTTTGAAAAGGCTTCGAAACATTTCGTAACCATCTGATCGTATTTCTGCGACGAGCCTTTCGATTTCATTTCTTGGTATAAGATATTTAGCCAAAACCCGGGTGAAAATCTCCACTGATGTCTCAAACTCTTCAGGAATGACCTCGTTAGCTCCTAATTCATACAAAGGCTTCATCTCTTGGAGATAACGGCTCCGTACAATCAAATGAACCTTTGGATTAAGCCTTCGAATGATTTCAGTAATTCTGCGGGTTGACGCTGGATCATTGATTGCAATTACAACAATTCTCGCATCTTTGATGTTTGCGTGCTGAAGTACGACCTCCTGGGTTGAATCTCCATAATAAATTGGTTCTCCCTGTGCTTGTTCTTTCCTCACAGTTTCGGG from Deltaproteobacteria bacterium includes these protein-coding regions:
- a CDS encoding citrate synthase; this encodes MKRTATLIVDGQSYELPIIVGTENEKAIDITRLRQQTGLITYDPGYANTGSCKSQITFMDGEKGILRYRGIPVEQLAEHSTFRETAYLLINGELPSRAELNRFSVLLNDHSLIHEDMREFFQNFPRRAHPMGILSSMVNALRAFYPEIPERSEEEEINVTFTRLLSKVRTMAAMSYKISRGHKVVYPRHDLTYAANFLNMMFDSPVRPYQIDPDIVEALDAFWILHADHEQNCSTAAVRLVGSARVNLYAAVSAGICALWGPLHGGANQAVVEMLTDIQANGGDPEPFIKRAKDKNDPFRLMGFGHRVYKTYDPRARIMKKMCDNVLRKLKRHDPLLDIARKLEEVALKDPYFIDHNLYPNVDFYSGILLRAIGIPLNMFTVMFAIGRLPGWISQWKESMDDPDWKLHRPRQIYMGPKERTYVPIDEREA
- the infA gene encoding translation initiation factor IF-1, yielding MSRDDLINLEGTVTRILGRGNVEIQCDNNVLVRAVLSGKMKKNRIRVIKGDRVKVSVSPYDTSHGIITYRHK
- a CDS encoding AMIN domain-containing protein; translation: MLKRVLWIVLLVVLLPAPNGRADILTGRYCYRAGYGESIDEARKITRTLAIGKAIQSAPLFKELFCPGGDPRDLADLIQVLQSGYLEDFKVLEHREEGKKVCEKVQVNIPERTLKEVFEREIRKRDKALEEYGLGNNGYLKILGVHRKEKDRYGDRIAVYLKVLKRTGSLYLASERNRKPYFKVCINYYDSSGMPIGGDAAFIHEKDVEMIPGEVKTIYFYAPPEASSYRVWLMDTKRRRSSQKPRHSRKKAENPLKIVTPATKTTGLKRVFKGIREEGGETELKIVIQADGPVRTYRNFFLDTPPRLVVDLPGSWEKPETFTFSTTDKILSRIRVGKHPGKLRIVLDLKDESLLSSTTLRESSEGLLIILKKGK
- a CDS encoding TIGR02757 family protein, whose protein sequence is MVTAGGPPPIDSKQSFEALYKRFNHRRYVHPDPLEYLYAFEDPGEREIVGFLSSSLAYGRVTQILKSISIVLERMGPSPRSFLLSTPDRSILSCFRGFRHRFTTGEELSRMLLGLKRVLREYGSLRECFEAGLERRHETILPSLSRFVEILLDGVRSPNSLLPLPSKGSTCKRLNLFLRWMVREDSVDPGGWRGVPASKLIIPLDTHMHRICRALGLTSRRQADMRTALEVTRHFRRINPGDPVRYDFSLTRLGIRRDTDLEKSLSRHFPSISPSSG
- a CDS encoding IS4 family transposase is translated as MRQFSCLDQYLSMAFAQLTYRESLRDVDACLRAERNKLYNVGIRSNNSRDTPANANKVRDRRIYAKFAYSLINTTRALYINDDFGVELDQTVYALDSTTIDLCLSVFPWAKFRRTKGAIKLHTLLDLRGSIPSFIHISDGKLHDVNGLDHLIPEPGAFYVMDRGYPGFERLYQLSQWATFFMTRAKSNLKCRRLYSNPVEKDTGLRCDQTVVLTGFYSSQHYPGKLRRIKYHETRTNKTLIFLANNFMRPTLTTAQLYRCRLRKEAVALEPAEH
- a CDS encoding GGDEF domain-containing protein, encoding MEKDYKGKFKRLKKEYLESERINQEEKECLLRVINTYGTVVAMHEEMAEELETLQKMLDIEKALPIDLIEVELGKLKDKIIAAESTEVRGAVDPAVVAELQAIVLEACRTLRNTMNALMEDFYPLTEELARRATAIDIKCTDEMEKSEFVRTGRAFLEFVDGLKQKVSEDIKYITHAFVTLLDHVKDLEKALSREFGVEQNLKRIEYFEMQVNSEVGSIVDSFNIYRTIDEIKTTVISKIKNIKRLITKKKEEDIRRAKVAQENIEKLKSQIAAAEKSMQQLSQKAQQFQAAAEMDSLTEVHNRKAFDKKIKEALDRFHEDGIPICAIFFDVDNFKEINDTLGHVAGDKVLQKVAQCLVRSFRKGDFVARFGGDEFVVLIERLTMEMAKERILTFRKNLAKIRFTSYAKGDIPITVSAGISLARKGDTVESLIARADKVMYNQKQKKKGALKK